The following are encoded together in the Bradymonas sediminis genome:
- a CDS encoding Rossmann-like and DUF2520 domain-containing protein → MNSLKKRWAIVGAGRVGITLGLLATSLGIPVDATWNRSSEAARRASELVHPEHTYHASLGQVASRIVAHADVIWLTVVDAEIAAAAEALAPYLVDDQIVLHTAGSLSSQLLRDAGIPGPVGSLHPLQAITDPAQALNMLSKCAWSLEGDAPALEFARALMGAIGVTPVEIDSENKLLYHASAVTTANLLVALMDAAFAMAEQAGISRAQARQMMLPLARSCVENLERQDTADALSGPAARGDQATIDRHLEALQGLEDPQLAQIYEVLTTRALRLAAK, encoded by the coding sequence ATGAATTCGTTGAAGAAACGCTGGGCGATCGTCGGCGCTGGGCGGGTCGGGATTACGCTCGGCCTGCTGGCCACCTCCCTGGGGATCCCGGTGGATGCGACTTGGAACCGAAGCTCCGAGGCCGCGCGCCGCGCATCGGAGTTGGTCCACCCGGAGCACACCTATCACGCGTCGCTGGGCCAGGTTGCCAGTCGGATCGTCGCGCACGCGGACGTTATCTGGCTCACCGTCGTCGACGCCGAAATCGCCGCGGCGGCCGAGGCGCTCGCCCCCTATCTGGTCGACGACCAGATCGTCCTGCATACCGCGGGGAGCCTGAGCTCGCAGCTTTTGCGCGACGCCGGCATCCCCGGGCCGGTGGGCTCGCTGCATCCGCTGCAGGCTATCACCGACCCGGCTCAGGCGCTTAACATGCTGAGTAAATGCGCCTGGTCGCTTGAGGGCGACGCGCCGGCGCTCGAATTCGCGCGCGCGCTGATGGGCGCCATCGGCGTGACGCCGGTTGAGATCGATTCGGAAAATAAGCTGCTCTACCATGCCTCGGCCGTCACCACGGCGAATCTGCTGGTGGCGCTGATGGACGCGGCCTTCGCGATGGCCGAGCAGGCCGGCATCAGCCGTGCCCAGGCGCGCCAGATGATGCTGCCGCTCGCGCGCTCCTGCGTCGAGAACCTTGAGCGCCAGGACACCGCCGACGCCCTGAGCGGCCCGGCCGCCCGGGGCGATCAGGCGACCATCGACCGGCACCTCGAAGCCCTTCAGGGGCTCGAAGACCCGCAATTAGCGCAGATCTACGAGGTTCTGACCACCCGGGCCCTGCGGCTGGCCGCGAAGTGA
- the nadD gene encoding nicotinate (nicotinamide) nucleotide adenylyltransferase → MDVGRKKIGLFGGSFNPPHICHTLTTVWAMQTHRLDEVWWVPTYQHAFDKALASFEHRIRMCQLALGHIEGVSICQIERDLGGESRTIDTVQALNERYPKHDYSLIVGSDILGEADRWKNWDGLMELVDLIVIGRAGHTGDAHPKSTEFRLPNVSSTRVREQLREENYDDLRFWLSRDVLEYVRLHEIYKP, encoded by the coding sequence ATGGACGTTGGACGCAAAAAAATCGGGCTCTTCGGCGGCAGCTTCAACCCGCCGCATATTTGCCACACCTTGACGACGGTCTGGGCGATGCAGACCCACCGCCTCGACGAGGTCTGGTGGGTGCCGACCTATCAGCACGCCTTCGACAAGGCGCTGGCCTCCTTCGAGCATCGCATCCGCATGTGCCAGCTCGCGCTCGGGCATATCGAGGGCGTGTCCATCTGCCAGATTGAGCGTGACCTGGGCGGCGAGAGCCGCACCATCGACACCGTCCAGGCGTTGAATGAGCGCTATCCGAAGCACGATTATTCGCTGATCGTCGGGAGCGATATTTTGGGCGAGGCCGACCGCTGGAAGAATTGGGATGGCCTGATGGAGTTGGTCGATTTGATCGTCATCGGGCGCGCCGGGCACACCGGCGACGCGCACCCGAAGAGCACCGAATTTCGGCTGCCCAACGTCAGCTCGACGCGCGTTCGCGAGCAGCTACGCGAAGAGAATTACGATGATCTTCGCTTCTGGCTCTCGCGCGATGTCCTCGAGTATGTGCGCCTGCACGAAATCTATAAGCCATAA
- a CDS encoding exo-beta-N-acetylmuramidase NamZ domain-containing protein, which produces MKIRVETGLDQLLADRARISRLAGARVGLLANPTTVDHTLEHAIDALAARGVELKRLFGPEHGVRAEAQDMESVSETRDPISGIPTVSLYGSTFESLQPSAEDLADLDIVIADIQDIGSRYYTYAYTIGLMMQACGEAGVEVWVLDRPNPITGVGMEGNIVRDEMRSFVGMQPLMTRHGMTLGELAHFFAKYCCWECEYEVIEMKGWRREMWFDETGLPWVMPSPNMPTLDTAIVYPGQCILEGTTLSEARGTTRPFELFGAPGLDAVRLRERMMAFNLPGVEYRLASFRPMFQKHANATCAGLQIHVTDRDVFESVAMSYAIISALLEQPGVMEWRTKAYEFVDDILAIDLLIGDVARREALEAGQNPVEVANAEDPMREEFLARRESCLLYK; this is translated from the coding sequence TTGAAAATTCGCGTAGAAACCGGCCTCGACCAATTACTCGCCGACCGCGCACGCATCAGCCGTCTGGCCGGCGCGCGCGTCGGCCTGCTCGCCAACCCCACCACCGTCGACCACACGCTGGAGCACGCCATCGACGCGCTCGCCGCCCGCGGGGTTGAGCTTAAGCGCCTCTTTGGGCCCGAGCACGGCGTGCGCGCCGAGGCCCAGGATATGGAGAGCGTCTCCGAGACCCGCGACCCCATCAGCGGCATCCCCACGGTGAGCCTATACGGCTCGACCTTCGAGAGCCTACAGCCCAGCGCCGAAGACCTGGCCGACCTGGATATCGTCATCGCCGACATCCAAGATATCGGCTCCCGCTATTATACCTACGCCTACACCATCGGGCTGATGATGCAGGCCTGCGGCGAGGCCGGCGTCGAGGTCTGGGTGCTCGACCGGCCCAACCCCATCACCGGCGTCGGGATGGAGGGCAATATCGTGCGCGACGAGATGCGCTCCTTCGTCGGCATGCAGCCGCTGATGACCCGCCACGGGATGACGCTGGGCGAGTTGGCGCATTTCTTCGCGAAATATTGCTGCTGGGAGTGCGAGTACGAGGTCATCGAGATGAAGGGGTGGCGCCGCGAGATGTGGTTCGACGAGACCGGCCTTCCCTGGGTGATGCCGAGCCCGAATATGCCGACGCTCGACACCGCGATTGTGTATCCCGGCCAGTGCATCCTCGAGGGGACGACCCTGAGCGAGGCGCGCGGGACGACGCGGCCCTTCGAGCTCTTCGGGGCTCCGGGGCTCGACGCGGTGCGCCTTCGCGAGCGCATGATGGCGTTCAATTTGCCCGGCGTTGAGTACCGCCTGGCGTCCTTTCGCCCGATGTTCCAGAAGCACGCGAACGCGACCTGCGCGGGGCTCCAGATTCACGTCACCGACCGCGATGTGTTCGAGAGCGTGGCCATGTCCTACGCGATTATCAGCGCGCTGCTCGAGCAGCCCGGGGTCATGGAGTGGCGCACCAAGGCCTATGAGTTTGTCGACGATATCCTGGCCATCGACCTGCTGATTGGCGACGTGGCGCGGCGCGAGGCGCTTGAGGCCGGCCAGAATCCGGTCGAGGTGGCCAACGCCGAAGATCCGATGCGCGAGGAGTTTTTGGCGCGCCGCGAGAGCTGCCTTCTATATAAATAA
- a CDS encoding AAA family ATPase codes for MATALKECTVCEKQFLVKFRYQIERTKDGVEYYCSNQCRQDQTAERGQVPCSGCGRDFEPKYAFQQATVEGKTVHYCSMECRKPAVNDYRRRTIQAEQGPMRIAILNQKGGTGKTTTTVNLGAGLAKQGLRVLIIDVDSQGHVGVSLGVSGKKTLYHVLVEGAALEECTVSARPNLDILPADDTLASAEIFLARLDEDRDKMLRKRLLDVGAYDIILLDCGPSLSLLNMNALTFADHLIVPVACDFLSLVGVKQVMKTLRNVNRVLLHPISVMGILPTFYDMRNKISDEAVKTLQGHFHDKVLPPVRVNTRLKEAPSESKTIFEYAPESRGASDYRRLVTWVIKQQEQRLQATA; via the coding sequence ATGGCTACGGCGCTCAAAGAATGCACGGTCTGTGAGAAGCAATTTTTGGTTAAATTTCGCTATCAGATCGAGCGAACCAAAGATGGAGTCGAATATTATTGCAGCAACCAATGCCGGCAGGATCAGACTGCCGAGCGCGGCCAGGTTCCGTGCAGTGGTTGCGGGCGAGATTTCGAGCCGAAATACGCATTCCAACAGGCAACGGTGGAGGGCAAAACCGTCCACTATTGCAGCATGGAGTGTCGAAAGCCGGCGGTGAACGATTATCGTCGACGCACGATTCAGGCCGAGCAGGGTCCGATGCGCATCGCGATTCTCAACCAGAAGGGCGGCACGGGTAAGACCACGACCACGGTCAACCTGGGCGCGGGGCTCGCCAAGCAGGGCCTGCGCGTGCTCATCATCGACGTCGACAGCCAGGGCCACGTGGGCGTGAGCCTGGGGGTGAGCGGCAAGAAGACGCTCTACCATGTGTTGGTGGAGGGCGCGGCGCTTGAGGAGTGCACGGTGTCGGCGCGGCCGAACCTGGATATATTGCCTGCCGACGACACGCTGGCCTCCGCCGAGATCTTTTTGGCGCGCCTGGACGAGGACCGCGACAAGATGCTCAGGAAGCGCCTGCTCGATGTCGGCGCCTACGATATCATCCTGCTCGACTGCGGCCCGAGTTTGTCGTTGCTCAATATGAACGCGCTGACCTTCGCCGACCACCTGATCGTGCCGGTGGCCTGCGACTTCTTGAGCCTGGTGGGCGTCAAGCAGGTCATGAAGACCCTGCGCAACGTCAACCGGGTCCTGCTGCACCCCATCAGCGTGATGGGCATTTTGCCGACCTTCTACGATATGCGCAATAAGATCAGCGACGAGGCGGTCAAGACCCTGCAGGGGCATTTCCACGACAAGGTCCTGCCGCCGGTGCGCGTCAACACCCGCCTTAAAGAAGCGCCCAGCGAGTCGAAGACCATCTTTGAGTACGCCCCGGAGAGCCGCGGCGCCAGCGACTATCGCCGCCTGGTCACCTGGGTGATCAAGCAGCAGGAGCAGCGACTCCAGGCGACCGCGTAG
- a CDS encoding lysylphosphatidylglycerol synthase transmembrane domain-containing protein, which yields MGKLEKRILWGVIFGALVYAAIALFTDAKGLLASLASFPVSVVLAALGLSVLNYALRFAKWQLYLKKLNFAVPLGASLNIFIAGMAMSVTPGKIGEVLKSMLLKERYDLPVARSAPIVFAERITDLLGLFVIAGVGIATFDFGRVAFGAALVLVGLLIVVLNRPSIVHKLLNLWEKLPLVGHLRGPLEQSYEAARELLSWRLLSGTTVLSVLGWSMEAFAFYLILHALGAEHATLQSASFIFAMTTILGAISFLPGGLGVAEASMIGVLMLMGIFGDESSATAATYLIRFTTLWFGVLLGLGALGWFRLGGGGLTPAESST from the coding sequence GTGGGAAAACTCGAAAAACGTATCTTGTGGGGCGTGATCTTTGGCGCGCTGGTCTACGCCGCCATCGCCCTATTCACCGACGCCAAGGGGCTCCTCGCCAGCCTGGCCAGCTTCCCGGTCTCGGTCGTGCTGGCGGCGCTGGGCCTGTCGGTGCTCAACTACGCGCTGCGATTTGCCAAATGGCAGCTTTATCTCAAAAAACTAAATTTCGCGGTCCCGCTGGGGGCGAGCCTCAATATCTTCATCGCCGGCATGGCGATGTCGGTGACGCCTGGCAAGATCGGCGAGGTGCTCAAGAGCATGTTGCTCAAGGAGCGCTACGATTTGCCGGTGGCGCGCAGCGCGCCGATTGTCTTCGCCGAGCGCATCACTGACCTGCTGGGGCTCTTCGTCATCGCCGGGGTGGGCATCGCGACCTTCGACTTCGGGCGGGTGGCGTTCGGCGCGGCCCTGGTGTTGGTGGGGCTGCTTATCGTGGTGCTTAATCGCCCGTCCATCGTCCACAAGTTGTTGAATCTATGGGAGAAATTGCCTCTCGTGGGGCATCTTCGCGGGCCGCTGGAGCAGTCCTACGAGGCCGCGCGCGAGCTGCTGTCGTGGCGGCTGCTCAGCGGCACGACCGTGTTGAGCGTGCTCGGTTGGTCGATGGAGGCGTTCGCGTTTTATCTGATCTTGCACGCCCTGGGCGCCGAGCACGCCACCCTTCAGTCGGCGTCGTTTATCTTCGCGATGACCACGATTCTTGGGGCCATCAGTTTTTTACCCGGCGGCCTGGGCGTCGCCGAGGCCTCGATGATTGGGGTGTTGATGCTGATGGGGATATTTGGCGACGAGAGCAGCGCCACCGCGGCGACCTATTTGATACGATTTACGACCCTGTGGTTTGGGGTGTTGCTCGGTCTGGGGGCGCTGGGCTGGTTTAGGCTGGGCGGGGGCGGGCTAACACCCGCAGAAAGCTCGACTTAA
- a CDS encoding Vps62-related protein, translated as MSDLRRLRNELDRSLLAFLGRASAHDHEDVESGGVEPSAADPPTPRAPRRLLGTRRAKLVCGALLPVMVMLLWLPIRADSRGVTASVARSPAVAEVVARFAPEVRLHPEERYFPSSVDWYLERTEVHAEEHGALGDLPTLMGSTFDPSQKLMSETIATRVEDRLDAFLRESTLGKHFLKIDKGHHEGELASRGGELESAKTYVHLRERAGGEEGLEIQYWFFYPYSGPVLAGPAGGAHEGDWEHITVRLDASLDKVEKVFFAAHDREGTWVSAEDVQFVEGSHPVVYSARYGHASYPSAGIQSRGMLPADRTADGGETWQTWGNIKIIADPSGPRKDIAWLAYAGRWGKTGVLFSGPRGPVFQRYWTSET; from the coding sequence ATGTCAGACCTTCGTCGCCTTCGAAATGAGCTTGACCGCTCGCTGCTCGCGTTTCTTGGACGCGCCTCTGCCCATGACCATGAAGATGTGGAATCGGGAGGGGTTGAACCCAGCGCCGCCGACCCCCCGACGCCGCGCGCGCCGCGCCGGCTGCTCGGCACTCGCCGGGCAAAACTTGTCTGCGGGGCGCTGCTGCCGGTGATGGTGATGCTGCTGTGGTTGCCGATCCGCGCCGACTCTCGCGGGGTGACGGCGAGCGTGGCGCGGTCGCCGGCGGTGGCCGAGGTGGTGGCGCGCTTTGCGCCCGAGGTGCGGCTGCACCCGGAGGAGCGCTATTTTCCGTCGTCGGTCGACTGGTATCTCGAGCGCACCGAGGTCCACGCCGAGGAGCACGGGGCGCTGGGGGATTTGCCGACCTTGATGGGCAGCACCTTTGACCCCTCCCAAAAATTGATGAGCGAGACCATCGCGACCCGCGTGGAGGACCGGCTCGACGCGTTTTTGCGCGAGAGCACCCTGGGTAAGCATTTCTTGAAGATAGATAAGGGGCACCACGAGGGAGAGTTGGCGTCGCGCGGCGGCGAGCTTGAGTCCGCTAAAACCTATGTGCACCTGCGCGAGCGCGCCGGGGGCGAAGAGGGCCTGGAGATCCAATATTGGTTCTTTTATCCCTATAGCGGCCCGGTGCTGGCGGGGCCGGCCGGCGGGGCGCACGAGGGGGATTGGGAGCATATCACGGTGCGCCTGGACGCGAGCCTGGACAAGGTTGAGAAGGTCTTTTTTGCCGCGCACGACCGCGAAGGCACCTGGGTGAGCGCCGAAGATGTGCAATTTGTCGAGGGCAGCCATCCGGTGGTCTATAGCGCGCGCTACGGCCACGCCTCCTACCCGAGCGCGGGGATTCAATCGCGCGGGATGCTCCCGGCCGACCGCACCGCCGACGGCGGCGAGACCTGGCAGACCTGGGGAAATATCAAGATTATCGCCGACCCATCCGGCCCGCGCAAAGACATCGCCTGGCTGGCCTACGCGGGGCGTTGGGGCAAGACCGGCGTGCTCTTCTCGGGGCCGCGTGGGCCCGTATTCCAGCGCTATTGGACCTCCGAGACCTGA
- a CDS encoding colicin immunity domain-containing protein, with translation MNQFSFGLFVEHLSEAALPLVAIVDSFVKRSLSPEEFERTYLRAFLDQGRQPLDDREYDILGELFFAVEDYCRYPAIRDETDLDEIELYNRACLALSRLKLLGHRN, from the coding sequence GTGAATCAATTTAGCTTTGGGCTATTTGTGGAACATTTATCAGAGGCCGCACTGCCGCTTGTCGCGATTGTCGATAGTTTTGTCAAAAGGAGTCTGAGCCCGGAAGAGTTTGAGCGGACCTATCTTCGAGCATTTCTCGATCAGGGGCGACAGCCATTGGACGATAGAGAATACGACATCCTGGGTGAGTTGTTTTTTGCCGTTGAGGACTACTGCAGATATCCGGCAATAAGAGATGAAACCGACCTCGACGAAATAGAGCTCTATAATCGAGCATGTCTGGCGCTTAGTCGCTTGAAGTTGCTCGGACACCGAAATTGA
- a CDS encoding DUF7079 family protein, producing MLDLERREPVWQALAALFGDGRLDDARVRKIAHTLKNSGYSAAQLREIYTDEVAPVCYEHLVQLGSGGFCYLGVYNAPRDLDSFAGCSADSRWLVRAIIEYIRRNKMRPSWWPFRSISAHLGQAMTRREWARVMQVFFRLRNDPWTLTQTLQSSSDVATIVHTLENLSLLEEDATPALANIAQLLNHLDFRVRAAAIDTAAHVLKERALGAVVALLHDPSPTVKSAAMGALRRVLDSLEEPRQNGTNGWLRPSPNMPLFEHIAHQALGSICAHLSEGKSIDRLNAARVIVHLGSAARGAEHALIANFGDRNEAVRRAIADAFVVLKLPAEPTLCVLRRSIFDDSPRVRQTAALCLGRLLATGDQRYYSALHALERALTDSSTPVCEGAAAALGWMGSAAAATVPKLARLARAPLPSTRATALFALGQMREASLSELPTMAAALRDGHPEVRRAALRAFARLGPMASPLTPQFEACLHDTDWLTQFEARRTLDAVRVENMRLLR from the coding sequence ATGCTCGATCTTGAGCGAAGAGAGCCCGTTTGGCAGGCCTTGGCCGCGCTTTTTGGCGACGGTCGCCTCGACGACGCCCGGGTGCGTAAGATCGCCCATACGCTGAAGAATTCGGGCTATAGCGCCGCGCAATTGCGCGAGATCTATACCGACGAGGTCGCGCCGGTGTGCTACGAGCACCTGGTGCAATTGGGCAGCGGCGGGTTCTGCTATCTGGGGGTGTATAACGCGCCGCGCGACCTTGATAGTTTCGCGGGCTGCTCGGCCGACTCGCGCTGGCTGGTGCGCGCGATCATCGAATATATTCGGCGCAATAAGATGCGCCCGAGCTGGTGGCCGTTTCGCAGCATTTCGGCCCACCTGGGCCAGGCGATGACGCGCCGGGAGTGGGCGCGGGTGATGCAGGTGTTCTTCCGGCTGCGCAACGACCCGTGGACGCTGACCCAGACGCTGCAATCGAGCAGCGACGTCGCCACCATCGTGCACACGCTGGAGAACCTGTCGCTGCTCGAAGAAGACGCCACCCCGGCGCTGGCGAATATCGCGCAACTGCTCAATCACCTGGATTTTCGGGTGCGCGCGGCGGCCATCGACACCGCGGCCCATGTGCTCAAAGAGCGCGCGCTTGGCGCGGTGGTCGCCTTGCTTCATGACCCCAGCCCGACCGTAAAATCCGCGGCGATGGGCGCGCTTCGCCGGGTCCTCGACTCCCTGGAGGAGCCGCGCCAAAACGGCACCAACGGCTGGCTTCGCCCGTCGCCGAATATGCCGCTCTTCGAGCATATCGCCCACCAGGCCCTGGGCAGCATCTGCGCGCACCTCAGCGAGGGCAAGAGCATCGACCGCCTCAACGCCGCGCGGGTGATCGTGCACCTGGGTAGCGCCGCCCGCGGCGCCGAGCACGCGCTGATCGCGAATTTCGGGGACCGCAACGAGGCGGTGCGCCGCGCCATCGCCGACGCGTTTGTGGTGCTCAAATTGCCCGCCGAGCCGACGCTATGCGTGCTGCGGCGCTCGATCTTCGACGACTCCCCGCGGGTGCGCCAGACCGCCGCCCTGTGCCTGGGCCGCCTGCTGGCCACCGGCGACCAGCGCTACTATTCGGCGCTGCACGCCCTGGAGCGCGCGCTCACCGACTCCTCGACGCCGGTGTGCGAGGGCGCCGCCGCCGCCCTGGGCTGGATGGGCAGCGCCGCCGCCGCCACCGTCCCGAAGCTCGCCAGGTTAGCTCGCGCCCCGCTGCCCTCGACCCGGGCCACCGCGCTGTTTGCCCTGGGCCAGATGCGCGAAGCCAGCCTGAGCGAATTGCCCACTATGGCCGCCGCCCTGCGCGACGGCCACCCCGAGGTGCGCCGCGCCGCCCTGCGCGCCTTCGCGCGCCTCGGCCCGATGGCCAGCCCCCTCACCCCTCAGTTTGAGGCCTGCCTGCACGACACCGACTGGCTCACCCAATTCGAGGCGCGCCGCACCCTGGACGCGGTGCGCGTCGAGAATATGCGCCTGTTGAGGTAG
- a CDS encoding YtxH domain-containing protein produces the protein MKNPSVSSFKRAIGRINAPRDFDAILQQAGLQRRTKYNTQRALGWAGFFTLGLVAGSAVGIFLAPKRGKEMREQVRDQVREKLPIGKGHSILHQERSYDELN, from the coding sequence ATGAAAAATCCATCGGTATCGTCATTCAAGCGCGCGATTGGCCGCATCAACGCCCCCCGGGACTTCGACGCGATTCTGCAGCAGGCGGGGTTGCAGCGGCGCACCAAATACAACACCCAACGCGCCCTGGGGTGGGCCGGCTTCTTCACCCTGGGGCTGGTGGCCGGCAGCGCGGTGGGCATCTTTTTGGCGCCCAAGCGCGGCAAAGAGATGCGCGAGCAGGTCCGTGACCAGGTGCGCGAGAAGCTGCCCATCGGCAAGGGTCACTCGATTCTCCACCAGGAACGCAGCTACGACGAACTCAACTAG
- a CDS encoding outer membrane protein, giving the protein MKQYKLLGLMVAIGMLLVAGPVAAQDYDPPIQEDPSIQQPNDLMEDDEFDLERDYADPNVEPMAIDDPYMEPDPLVTPNQDSTLTPFGMGLTVGGGVVGFTNSNMRDNLHTGGGWEARATFGTKTPLALEAAYVGTANRLDTFGVDDNAALVSNGAEANLRLNLTNTAIKPYLVAGAGWKHYAVSNTDVNTSSLEDSDNVLEVPLGVGLGYSFNGFIADVRGTYRPAFDDDLIRSDIGNDDTGLDTWKVGANIGFEF; this is encoded by the coding sequence ATGAAGCAATATAAACTCTTAGGACTCATGGTTGCCATCGGCATGCTGCTGGTGGCTGGACCAGTCGCAGCGCAGGACTATGACCCGCCAATCCAGGAAGACCCGAGCATCCAGCAGCCCAACGATCTGATGGAGGACGATGAGTTCGACCTGGAGCGCGATTACGCCGATCCAAACGTCGAACCCATGGCGATTGACGACCCCTATATGGAACCCGACCCGCTGGTGACGCCCAATCAGGACAGCACCCTGACGCCGTTTGGCATGGGCCTGACGGTCGGTGGTGGCGTGGTCGGATTTACCAACTCGAATATGCGCGATAACCTGCATACCGGTGGTGGCTGGGAGGCGCGAGCGACCTTCGGCACCAAAACTCCGCTGGCCCTCGAGGCAGCCTACGTCGGTACGGCCAACCGCCTCGACACCTTCGGAGTCGACGATAACGCCGCGCTGGTCTCAAACGGCGCCGAGGCCAACCTGCGACTCAACCTGACCAACACCGCGATTAAACCCTATCTGGTCGCCGGCGCCGGCTGGAAGCACTACGCGGTCAGCAACACCGACGTGAACACATCGAGTCTGGAAGACTCGGATAACGTCCTCGAGGTCCCGCTCGGCGTGGGACTTGGCTATAGCTTCAACGGCTTTATCGCCGACGTTCGAGGCACCTACCGACCCGCGTTCGATGACGATTTGATTCGCTCGGATATCGGGAATGACGACACCGGCCTGGACACCTGGAAGGTTGGAGCCAATATCGGTTTCGAATTCTAA
- a CDS encoding M48 family metallopeptidase — translation MSKTLVTRLQLVILSLAMLGFASGCATGVGGKATNTAANVLLPAAEEEKLGDQMRGQVRAEFTILDNPEIQGYIRELGAKIVRASGNQPRGISYTFDVIDGNEINAFTTPGGDIYIYTGLIKAAENEAELIGVIAHEVAHVTNRHIAEKLVASYGLQTVLDMALGQNAGTLTQLGATLGAQGYLLKYGRDQESEADRDGLNYMVRAGYDPNGFVTFFKKLEARGGGGIEMLSSHPLPKSRIDQARAIIRKMGNTPDNLGTARLQEMKKKL, via the coding sequence ATGTCGAAAACGCTTGTGACCCGCCTGCAACTTGTGATTCTGAGCCTCGCGATGCTCGGCTTTGCCTCCGGTTGCGCGACCGGCGTGGGCGGGAAGGCCACCAACACCGCGGCCAATGTGCTGCTGCCGGCGGCCGAAGAAGAGAAGCTGGGCGACCAGATGCGCGGCCAGGTGCGCGCGGAGTTCACGATTTTGGATAACCCCGAAATCCAGGGCTATATCAGGGAGCTGGGCGCCAAGATTGTGCGCGCCTCGGGCAATCAACCCCGCGGCATCTCCTATACCTTTGATGTCATCGACGGCAACGAAATCAACGCATTCACCACGCCCGGCGGCGATATCTATATCTACACCGGTTTGATCAAGGCGGCCGAGAACGAGGCGGAGCTCATCGGCGTCATCGCCCACGAGGTCGCGCACGTGACTAACCGCCATATCGCCGAGAAGTTGGTCGCCAGCTACGGCCTGCAGACCGTGTTGGACATGGCGCTGGGGCAGAACGCGGGCACCCTGACCCAGCTGGGCGCGACGCTGGGCGCCCAGGGGTATTTGCTGAAATACGGGCGAGACCAGGAGTCTGAGGCGGACCGCGACGGGCTCAATTATATGGTGCGCGCCGGGTATGACCCGAACGGATTCGTGACGTTTTTCAAGAAGTTAGAGGCCCGAGGCGGCGGCGGCATCGAGATGCTCTCGAGTCACCCCCTGCCCAAGAGCCGCATCGACCAGGCCCGCGCGATTATCCGTAAAATGGGCAACACCCCGGATAATCTGGGGACGGCGCGCTTGCAGGAAATGAAGAAAAAGTTGTAA
- the otsB gene encoding trehalose-phosphatase has product MSMNPRKSAVQAIDEIFERIGSREVALFVDYDGTLTPIAPKPHLAELGDAMRQRLRALAGVCDVAVVSGRALADVRARVGLDTVAYAGSHGLEITGASRAPSGAHRPAAFEGLSLEKGRDFMPTIARVESELRLRTGRIEGALVERKPFGVGLHFRQVADQDLPTISKHLDWVLREFPGFRVTAGKKIYDIRPDIDWDKGSAVRWILTYGPNSRGQDPLAIYIGDDTTDEDAFRALRPDGVTIVVQATPSPSAAEYCLRDTGQVQDFLDALFVKLSPSVPLPDHSSRPSPSASL; this is encoded by the coding sequence ATGAGCATGAATCCACGAAAGTCCGCCGTGCAGGCCATCGATGAGATCTTTGAGCGCATCGGCTCGCGGGAGGTCGCGCTCTTTGTCGACTATGACGGCACGCTCACGCCAATCGCCCCGAAGCCGCATCTGGCCGAACTGGGCGACGCGATGCGCCAGCGCCTGCGCGCCCTGGCCGGGGTCTGCGACGTGGCGGTGGTCAGCGGTCGCGCCCTGGCCGACGTCCGCGCGCGCGTCGGGCTCGACACCGTCGCCTACGCGGGCAGCCACGGCCTCGAAATCACAGGGGCATCCCGCGCCCCCAGCGGCGCGCACAGACCCGCCGCCTTTGAGGGGCTCTCGCTCGAAAAGGGGCGCGACTTCATGCCCACTATTGCGCGCGTCGAGTCTGAATTGCGCCTGCGCACCGGGCGCATTGAGGGCGCATTGGTCGAGCGAAAGCCCTTCGGCGTCGGCCTGCATTTTCGCCAGGTCGCCGACCAGGACCTGCCGACCATCAGCAAACACCTGGACTGGGTGCTTCGGGAATTCCCCGGGTTCCGGGTCACCGCCGGCAAAAAGATCTACGACATCCGCCCGGATATCGACTGGGATAAGGGCTCGGCGGTGCGATGGATACTCACCTACGGTCCCAATTCACGCGGCCAAGACCCGCTCGCCATTTATATCGGCGACGACACCACCGACGAAGATGCCTTCCGCGCGCTGCGCCCCGACGGCGTCACGATCGTGGTGCAGGCCACGCCGAGCCCCAGCGCCGCCGAATATTGCCTGCGAGACACCGGCCAGGTGCAAGACTTCCTCGACGCCCTCTTCGTGAAGTTATCCCCGAGCGTCCCGCTCCCCGACCATTCGTCCCGCCCCTCTCCGAGCGCATCGCTCTAA